In Sphingobacterium sp. lm-10, one DNA window encodes the following:
- a CDS encoding iron chelate uptake ABC transporter family permease subunit — MKQRNKIITIVLLLGAIMALFMLYNTGPNLDYVIPRRAIRLATILLVGVSVAYSSLIFQTITNNKILTPAIMGYESVFILFQTVIVFIYGDKTFQVITHQDNFFYAVLLMMAFSFLMYVLIFGKGKQNIYHLLLLGLVLGALFQTFGQFLQIVIDPNEFSVIQGFMFVSFNKINTDLLLIAGATLLGALLFGQRYLKYLDVLALGREHAVNLGLNYHKLVKIYMLLISLLVSVSTALVGPVTFLGILVTNLTYELFQTRRHRYMVWLCSGIACVALLLGQFLVEHIFNFSTTVSIVVNFVGGLYFMYLMLKTRKAL; from the coding sequence ATGAAACAGCGCAACAAAATAATCACCATAGTATTGCTGTTAGGGGCTATAATGGCGCTCTTCATGCTCTACAACACGGGGCCGAATCTAGATTACGTCATCCCTCGTCGCGCGATACGCCTGGCTACCATCTTACTAGTAGGAGTCAGTGTGGCCTATTCTTCTTTAATCTTTCAGACGATTACGAATAATAAGATTCTCACCCCAGCGATTATGGGCTACGAATCGGTATTCATCTTATTCCAAACGGTTATTGTCTTTATATATGGCGATAAGACTTTTCAGGTGATTACGCATCAGGATAATTTTTTCTATGCCGTGTTGCTGATGATGGCTTTTTCATTTCTGATGTACGTATTGATCTTTGGGAAAGGCAAGCAAAATATCTATCATTTGTTGTTGTTGGGTCTTGTGCTAGGTGCCTTGTTTCAGACATTCGGACAATTTTTGCAGATCGTAATAGATCCCAATGAGTTCTCGGTGATCCAGGGATTTATGTTTGTCTCTTTTAATAAGATCAACACCGACCTGCTACTCATCGCTGGCGCAACATTACTTGGAGCACTGCTCTTTGGCCAGCGCTACCTGAAATATTTGGATGTGCTGGCGCTAGGGCGTGAGCACGCGGTGAATCTCGGCCTGAACTATCATAAATTGGTAAAGATTTATATGTTGCTGATCTCCCTTTTGGTATCAGTATCTACCGCGCTGGTCGGCCCGGTTACCTTTCTGGGGATTTTAGTGACTAATCTCACCTACGAATTATTCCAAACCAGAAGACACCGCTATATGGTGTGGCTTTGTAGTGGCATAGCTTGTGTAGCATTACTACTGGGGCAGTTTCTGGTAGAGCACATCTTCAACTTCTCTACGACGGTCAGTATTGTGGTCAATTTTGTAGGGGGACTCTATTTTATGTATTTGATGCTTAAGACAAGGAAAGCACTATGA
- a CDS encoding iron chelate uptake ABC transporter family permease subunit has protein sequence MDTTRKLPIPIVYAGAIIALLALVWISLFTGVKDIAMRDVFAMTPDQLLVFTIARIPRAIALVLTGAGLSVAGFIMQQLSQNKFVSPTTAGSLEAAKMGILFSILLIPQASMGAKTIAALVFTLAASLLFMVMVRRVRFRSSVFIPLVGIMFGNILAAISTFFAFKHGIVQNVQEWMIGDFSSVLQGQYESIYLILPAVVLAYTYADRFTIVGMGASFAKNLGISYGAVVNLGLFAVSLTVSVSVVTAGAIPFLGLIVPNMVSMIMGDNLRRTLPMTALAGAVFLLFCDILGRTIIYPYEIPIGLMVGVIGGVIFLFLILRRNR, from the coding sequence TTGGATACAACAAGAAAACTCCCTATTCCTATCGTGTATGCAGGCGCCATCATAGCCCTGCTCGCACTGGTTTGGATCTCCCTATTTACGGGTGTAAAAGACATCGCCATGCGCGATGTCTTTGCCATGACACCGGATCAGCTCCTGGTATTTACTATCGCGCGCATACCTAGAGCAATTGCTTTAGTACTCACGGGGGCAGGTTTGAGTGTGGCCGGCTTTATTATGCAGCAGCTCTCTCAAAACAAGTTTGTTTCACCGACTACCGCAGGATCTTTGGAAGCAGCGAAGATGGGGATTCTGTTCAGTATTTTGCTGATTCCACAGGCTTCTATGGGCGCGAAGACGATAGCAGCGTTGGTTTTTACCTTGGCCGCCAGCCTCTTGTTTATGGTGATGGTGCGTCGGGTGCGTTTTCGCAGCTCGGTTTTTATCCCGCTCGTGGGAATCATGTTTGGCAACATTTTGGCCGCGATATCGACTTTCTTTGCCTTTAAGCATGGCATTGTACAAAATGTGCAGGAATGGATGATTGGGGATTTTTCTTCCGTGTTGCAGGGACAGTATGAATCTATTTATTTGATCTTGCCGGCAGTGGTGTTGGCATATACCTATGCCGACCGCTTCACCATCGTGGGGATGGGAGCAAGTTTTGCCAAGAATTTAGGGATTTCCTACGGCGCGGTAGTTAATTTAGGCTTATTCGCTGTATCGCTCACAGTGAGCGTAAGTGTGGTCACTGCTGGAGCAATTCCATTTCTAGGTCTTATCGTTCCAAATATGGTTAGCATGATCATGGGCGACAACCTGCGTCGTACGCTGCCCATGACCGCCCTCGCAGGTGCGGTTTTTCTGCTATTCTGCGATATTTTGGGGCGTACTATTATCTACCCGTATGAAATACCGATTGGCTTAATGGTAGGCGTGATCGGCGGAGTCATCTTTTTATTTTTAATTCTAAGAAGAAATCGATGA
- a CDS encoding YncE family protein: protein MNIHINKQQKNAARLVIALGLFGAAQGVLAQQVDKSAPAGTGIYEAVINQADGHIYVSSAGSRSNPGGALYKIDPESLAIVDSISMKDNPPFGLGINNKTQVVYTTNTRTNSVSAVDLKSKKVLATFNAGGDKSHTREVLVDEDNNRIYVTNVGDPSDIWVIDGKTNQVVRTIANTGKTTTALAFNKKKDKLFATNMGTNEVAVIDIKSGKVEKSYPSGGESPVNLVAADDRLFIANQKSGTVTVLDAKTGNLLKSIPTGAGAIGITYDKKTNRVYSANRQTGTTTVIDGKSYEVLADLPTGSHPNHVRVNPKTGVAFVVNKTKGARPVEGQPTPPADTNGDTLTKIK from the coding sequence ATGAATATACATATCAACAAGCAGCAAAAAAATGCTGCACGCCTAGTGATCGCGCTAGGGTTATTCGGTGCTGCGCAAGGTGTATTGGCACAACAGGTAGATAAGTCTGCTCCAGCCGGGACGGGTATTTACGAAGCAGTCATCAACCAAGCTGATGGACATATTTACGTATCCAGCGCTGGCTCAAGATCGAATCCCGGTGGCGCCCTTTACAAAATCGATCCAGAATCGCTAGCTATCGTGGATAGCATTTCCATGAAAGATAATCCGCCGTTTGGTTTGGGCATCAACAACAAAACTCAAGTCGTATACACCACGAATACGAGAACAAATTCGGTAAGCGCGGTCGATTTGAAATCTAAAAAAGTATTGGCGACCTTCAATGCCGGAGGCGATAAATCGCACACCCGTGAGGTACTGGTCGACGAAGATAACAATAGGATTTACGTCACTAACGTAGGAGATCCAAGTGATATCTGGGTAATAGATGGAAAGACCAATCAAGTGGTACGCACCATTGCTAATACAGGGAAAACTACGACGGCCTTAGCTTTTAATAAGAAAAAGGACAAGCTTTTTGCGACCAATATGGGTACCAATGAAGTAGCGGTAATCGATATTAAAAGTGGAAAGGTAGAGAAAAGCTATCCTTCTGGCGGCGAATCACCGGTCAACCTAGTTGCTGCTGACGATCGCCTGTTTATCGCCAATCAAAAATCAGGTACTGTTACCGTGTTAGATGCTAAAACTGGAAATCTCTTGAAAAGCATTCCTACCGGAGCAGGTGCTATTGGTATTACCTACGATAAGAAAACCAATCGTGTGTATTCTGCCAACAGACAGACAGGTACTACTACGGTGATCGATGGGAAATCTTATGAAGTATTGGCAGATCTACCAACAGGGTCACATCCCAATCACGTGCGTGTAAATCCTAAAACCGGTGTGGCATTTGTCGTCAACAAAACGAAAGGTGCTCGTCCGGTCGAAGGCCAGCCAACACCTCCGGCAGATACCAATGGCGATACGCTGACGAAAATTAAATAA
- a CDS encoding alpha/beta hydrolase-fold protein translates to MAKWAMAQEVYDVCITIHNRDQSAHIGEDFFITGSFNSWKPADILIGAIPKYGDSIEITIPSVPKGLLEYKFTRGNWETLASTAKGNLEGPIKVIVQGDTAVNAQIDGWRDDFPISTASPQVCVLDSAFYFPTLDVHRRVWIYLPEGYNDSLQSYPVIYMHDGQDLFDEATSKGRIGPLEWRVDEAIDEAEHKAIVVAVAHAEDIQQRQNEYFVRPTTSFPKPLGEAYLSDMVKVLKPFVDQHYRTKADREHTAMAGSSVGGLLTFYAGLLHPEVFGVVSVMSPSIWLDEGNVDQAIKQIPVRKDAAKPDFYIYGGGNENRIKPDGSRVRMHDDIERITKMMYDSGRNKVQVVIEPDGRHGAWYWQKAFPHFYSWWMSRISDKEAAS, encoded by the coding sequence ATGGCAAAATGGGCGATGGCGCAAGAGGTTTATGATGTATGCATAACGATACATAATCGTGATCAATCGGCGCATATTGGCGAAGATTTCTTTATCACTGGTTCCTTTAATAGCTGGAAACCAGCGGACATCTTAATCGGTGCTATTCCCAAATACGGCGACTCCATTGAGATTACCATTCCTTCGGTTCCCAAAGGACTTTTGGAATATAAATTTACACGGGGCAATTGGGAAACATTGGCTTCGACCGCAAAAGGTAATCTGGAAGGACCAATTAAAGTGATTGTGCAAGGCGACACAGCGGTAAATGCACAAATCGATGGTTGGCGAGACGATTTTCCGATCTCTACGGCTAGCCCACAAGTTTGTGTTTTGGATAGCGCATTTTACTTTCCAACATTAGATGTACACCGTCGGGTGTGGATTTATTTGCCCGAAGGATATAATGACTCACTACAAAGCTATCCCGTTATTTATATGCACGATGGGCAAGACCTTTTTGATGAAGCCACATCGAAAGGGCGGATAGGTCCGTTGGAGTGGCGTGTGGATGAAGCGATTGATGAGGCCGAGCACAAGGCCATTGTGGTGGCTGTTGCGCATGCCGAAGATATCCAGCAACGGCAAAATGAATATTTCGTTCGCCCAACAACTTCATTCCCGAAACCATTGGGCGAGGCCTACTTGTCTGATATGGTAAAAGTACTAAAGCCATTTGTCGATCAGCACTATCGTACAAAGGCAGATCGTGAACACACCGCTATGGCCGGAAGTTCCGTTGGTGGCCTGCTTACCTTTTATGCAGGTCTACTGCACCCGGAGGTGTTTGGTGTGGTAAGCGTGATGTCTCCATCCATTTGGCTGGATGAAGGAAATGTTGATCAGGCAATAAAGCAAATTCCTGTACGAAAAGATGCTGCAAAACCGGACTTCTACATCTACGGTGGGGGAAATGAGAATCGGATTAAGCCAGATGGCAGTCGGGTACGCATGCATGACGATATCGAAAGAATAACCAAGATGATGTATGACAGTGGCCGGAATAAAGTACAGGTGGTGATCGAACCTGATGGAAGACACGGCGCCTGGTACTGGCAGAAAGCCTTTCCGCACTTTTATAGCTGGTGGATGTCCCGAATATCGGACAAAGAAGCTGCATCTTAA
- a CDS encoding TonB-dependent receptor, which translates to MSTKFTFFLSILFCCISSSYAQQNSDVYGLVRNGEGIALSGISVTLEQQRISTDSLGRFRFQHITSGAKALRLSGIGYQTYQDTVHKEVNVSLVLDIILSQDNTQIAEVQVVGQSDTERARRQAIRAVVVDTRAIAEQPVTLAELINRSPGVRIRQSGGLGNAVDVSVNGFQGRAVRYFKDGVPLNYLAGGYGIHNIPVNSLERVEVYKGVLPISLGADALGGAVNLVTKGLPVGDQVDASYEIASFNTHRFAVNASTRKKNGFYTGLEAFYNYSDNNYHASVMVPDPNTGNPREQSVELFHNAYRGVYGEAFVGVKDKPWAKDLRFSLAYFDVERQQQHPVLMTSPYGAVLAKQSSIVPTLRYTGSFFDDRLTVEQFAVANTLQFNTIDTLQGRYDWFGNFTPTPGSIGESGRPSLSDIRIQQITSRTTLSWRWNANNTVSANYTVTGSKRTGEDPLGPRFADSDIDVLSARTRFGKQVLGLDWSGKAGDRWSYSIMGKWYRYHSLGTEAWANRPISENEEIAVSNSYFGAGGSLKYAWDTDRNIRFSTEYAYRIPEIDEVFGDAVWTVPNFDLNPERSLNFNLGTRNRFRNLHYEVNTFYRRTRGLILLVPVLAPYAQFKNINNVEGYGVELDLAHPINSFLDVRGNATWQSLRLMGFDLPSDQWRNGTRLQNTPYFFANLGLNAHINGVGKADNRLDLYLNYNFVREFYLETIPRQAEPGGFLGLSGTASVASDLIIPNQNLLSGGLSYRLKQDKYRISMEVKNMLDARLYDYFRVQRAGRSFHLKFTYQLFNAYEN; encoded by the coding sequence ATGAGCACAAAATTTACCTTCTTCCTATCTATCCTATTTTGCTGTATTTCCTCTTCTTATGCGCAGCAGAATTCGGATGTATATGGTCTGGTAAGGAATGGAGAAGGTATCGCTTTATCGGGTATTTCTGTTACGTTAGAACAGCAGCGAATAAGTACAGATTCCTTAGGCCGTTTCCGATTTCAACACATTACATCCGGTGCAAAAGCGCTTCGTCTGTCTGGCATTGGCTACCAAACCTATCAGGACACGGTACATAAAGAGGTAAATGTCTCGCTCGTTTTAGATATCATCCTTTCTCAAGACAATACCCAGATCGCAGAAGTACAGGTAGTCGGGCAATCGGATACCGAGCGCGCGCGTCGCCAGGCGATTCGAGCGGTGGTCGTTGATACGCGTGCCATTGCAGAGCAACCAGTTACGTTGGCCGAGCTTATTAATCGTTCGCCGGGCGTACGTATACGCCAGAGCGGCGGACTAGGTAATGCCGTTGATGTATCCGTAAATGGTTTTCAAGGCCGAGCGGTTCGCTATTTCAAAGATGGCGTGCCCCTAAATTATCTGGCAGGCGGATATGGCATTCATAATATCCCGGTGAATTCGCTGGAACGCGTGGAAGTATATAAAGGCGTGTTGCCGATTTCTCTTGGTGCAGATGCTTTGGGTGGCGCCGTTAATCTGGTGACCAAAGGTTTGCCAGTAGGCGATCAAGTCGATGCGAGTTATGAAATAGCGTCATTTAATACACATCGCTTTGCCGTCAATGCGTCTACCCGAAAAAAGAATGGTTTTTACACCGGTTTAGAGGCTTTTTATAATTATTCCGACAATAATTACCATGCCTCTGTGATGGTGCCTGATCCCAACACCGGCAATCCTAGGGAGCAATCGGTGGAGCTATTTCACAATGCCTATCGAGGCGTATATGGAGAAGCTTTCGTAGGTGTAAAGGATAAGCCTTGGGCCAAAGATTTACGATTCAGCTTAGCCTATTTTGATGTGGAAAGACAACAACAACATCCTGTGTTGATGACTTCGCCCTACGGCGCTGTCTTGGCTAAGCAATCTTCGATCGTTCCAACACTCCGTTATACGGGCAGTTTCTTTGATGATCGGTTAACTGTTGAACAATTTGCGGTTGCCAACACCTTACAATTTAATACTATTGACACCCTGCAAGGGCGCTACGATTGGTTTGGCAACTTCACCCCTACACCCGGCAGTATAGGAGAGAGCGGCCGTCCGTCTTTGTCCGACATTCGCATACAGCAGATCACCTCACGTACGACGTTGAGTTGGCGGTGGAATGCCAACAACACTGTGTCCGCAAATTATACGGTAACTGGCAGCAAACGTACAGGCGAAGATCCATTAGGCCCTCGCTTTGCCGACTCAGACATCGATGTGCTTTCGGCACGCACCCGCTTTGGCAAGCAAGTTCTGGGATTAGACTGGTCTGGAAAGGCTGGCGATCGTTGGTCGTATTCCATCATGGGTAAATGGTACCGTTATCACTCCCTGGGCACAGAAGCTTGGGCAAATCGTCCGATTTCGGAGAATGAAGAAATTGCCGTTTCTAACAGTTACTTCGGCGCAGGTGGATCGTTAAAATATGCATGGGATACCGATAGAAATATACGTTTCTCGACGGAGTATGCCTATCGTATTCCGGAGATTGACGAGGTGTTTGGCGATGCTGTTTGGACAGTTCCGAACTTCGACCTCAATCCAGAACGCAGCCTAAACTTTAATCTGGGTACCCGCAATAGATTCCGTAACCTCCATTATGAGGTCAACACTTTTTATCGACGTACCCGCGGATTAATTCTGTTGGTGCCGGTATTAGCACCCTACGCTCAGTTTAAAAACATCAACAATGTAGAAGGTTACGGTGTAGAATTGGACTTAGCACACCCGATAAATTCCTTTCTGGATGTTAGAGGAAATGCTACTTGGCAAAGCCTTCGGCTGATGGGTTTTGATTTACCTAGCGACCAATGGCGCAACGGCACACGCCTGCAAAACACGCCATATTTCTTTGCCAACCTCGGGTTGAATGCACATATTAACGGCGTAGGCAAGGCGGATAACAGACTAGATCTCTATTTGAATTACAATTTTGTCCGGGAGTTTTATCTGGAAACCATTCCTCGCCAAGCCGAACCTGGAGGCTTCTTAGGCTTATCCGGTACTGCAAGCGTCGCATCAGATCTCATTATTCCGAATCAAAATCTATTGAGCGGTGGCCTGAGCTACCGCCTAAAACAAGATAAATACCGCATCAGTATGGAGGTCAAAAACATGCTTGATGCGCGACTTTACGACTATTTCCGGGTACAGCGTGCCGGACGTAGCTTTCACTTGAAATTCACCTATCAACTATTCAATGCATATGAAAACTAG
- a CDS encoding RNA polymerase sigma factor translates to MKAGWTDKELIDLCLAGKDSGYTWLYERYATSIYNSIYRLVNNMAEAEDLLQEVFVNVFSNVNRLVELDSFEAWTKRIAINKSISHLRKRRVYFTDIDSIKGGEIPQIEEDNAWQQSRVEDIEKAIEQLPDTARTIVNLFLFEDMSQEEIGEIVGLSHTAVRSQYHRAKSKIAQMIKEKGCYGR, encoded by the coding sequence GTGAAAGCTGGTTGGACTGATAAAGAGTTAATAGACTTATGTCTGGCTGGTAAAGACAGCGGATATACATGGCTGTATGAACGGTATGCTACATCGATCTATAACTCGATCTATCGACTCGTGAATAATATGGCAGAAGCAGAAGATCTGTTGCAAGAGGTATTTGTCAATGTATTCTCCAATGTCAACCGATTGGTCGAATTGGATAGTTTTGAGGCCTGGACAAAGCGAATTGCGATCAACAAAAGTATATCACATCTGCGAAAACGCCGTGTGTACTTTACAGATATTGATAGCATCAAAGGAGGAGAAATTCCTCAGATAGAGGAAGACAATGCTTGGCAGCAAAGTCGTGTAGAAGATATAGAAAAAGCAATAGAACAGCTGCCTGATACGGCAAGAACCATCGTGAACCTTTTTCTCTTCGAGGACATGTCTCAGGAGGAAATTGGAGAAATAGTAGGACTATCGCACACGGCAGTACGCAGTCAGTACCACCGGGCGAAAAGTAAAATAGCACAAATGATAAAGGAGAAAGGGTGTTATGGAAGATAA
- a CDS encoding DUF4097 family beta strand repeat-containing protein, whose translation MKTTTQIICAFALALTANWVWAQNNIETVKVVQNQEKSSKKDLKEFRFKKASGKLEIDVNVITVEGYDGNEVVIKTQIESDKEDARAAGLQSVNSAGLQDNTGIGFNLSESDGKSILRVVNAQKLERLHIQLPKNVGLIVNGTQSRWMSDNNMFLTDLSGEIEISNIIGDIKLDNVNGPMTIKTVHGNIEAIMKKPVKGPVSLVTVQGFVDLAIPKSIAANVDLRTTYGDILAADELEMNIQAPKPSKSTFTAVATYVDTDEIQKSVADALASSSGVRGDSLRVEVRAKALAKAAEIKEKTNGATNQLINTTINKEINAFTFDIGGNRIQSTINGGGENISLRTTHGKIYLRTTD comes from the coding sequence ATGAAAACAACAACACAAATAATCTGCGCATTCGCGCTAGCTTTGACCGCAAATTGGGTATGGGCGCAAAACAATATTGAAACTGTAAAAGTAGTTCAAAATCAAGAAAAATCGTCGAAAAAGGACTTAAAAGAGTTCCGGTTTAAGAAAGCCAGCGGCAAACTGGAAATAGATGTCAACGTCATCACGGTGGAAGGTTACGACGGAAACGAAGTGGTTATCAAGACGCAAATCGAGTCGGATAAAGAAGATGCTCGCGCTGCCGGATTGCAATCGGTAAACAGTGCTGGTTTGCAAGATAACACCGGCATTGGCTTCAACCTCAGCGAAAGCGACGGCAAAAGCATATTACGTGTTGTCAACGCGCAAAAATTGGAACGTCTACATATTCAATTACCAAAAAATGTTGGATTGATCGTCAACGGCACGCAGAGTCGTTGGATGAGCGATAACAACATGTTTCTCACAGATCTATCGGGTGAGATAGAAATATCTAATATCATCGGCGACATTAAGTTAGATAACGTAAATGGACCGATGACGATAAAAACAGTACATGGAAATATCGAGGCCATTATGAAAAAGCCGGTTAAGGGTCCTGTTTCACTGGTTACTGTACAAGGATTTGTGGATTTGGCGATCCCGAAATCGATAGCCGCCAACGTTGATCTTCGCACGACGTATGGAGACATACTAGCGGCCGATGAACTGGAAATGAATATTCAGGCACCGAAACCATCCAAAAGCACCTTTACCGCGGTGGCCACCTACGTAGATACCGACGAGATTCAAAAATCTGTTGCAGATGCCTTAGCATCATCCTCCGGTGTGCGTGGCGACTCCCTTAGGGTTGAAGTTAGAGCCAAAGCCTTAGCGAAAGCCGCAGAAATAAAAGAGAAAACGAACGGCGCAACTAATCAACTTATAAATACCACAATCAACAAGGAAATCAATGCGTTTACCTTCGACATCGGTGGTAATCGCATCCAAAGCACTATCAATGGAGGAGGAGAAAATATAAGTCTACGTACCACCCATGGAAAAATCTATTTACGCACAACGGATTAA